In Synergistaceae bacterium, one DNA window encodes the following:
- a CDS encoding putative hydro-lyase, whose translation MTKPSDYAAYSPQEVRKMIRSGEWDRPTSGMCEGYVQANLAVLSKEIAYDFLVFAQRNPKPCPILDVTEVGSTEPKLIAPGADITKDLPRYRIWKNGELVDEVTDVTKYWRDDLVGFLIGCSFSFEGAMLQSHVPVRHIECGCNVPMYVTNIQCKPAGRLSGPMVVSMRPIPAALVPKAVLCTGRFPAVHGAPVHIGDPAGIGIKNIDKPDFGDAVEIKPGEIPVFWACGVTPQAVIMAAKPDFAITHAPGHMFIADLRDSDYAVF comes from the coding sequence ATGACAAAACCGAGTGATTATGCTGCTTACAGTCCGCAGGAAGTCCGCAAAATGATACGTTCAGGAGAATGGGACCGCCCTACTTCCGGAATGTGTGAAGGTTATGTGCAGGCGAATCTTGCTGTACTCTCGAAAGAAATAGCGTATGATTTTCTTGTTTTCGCTCAGAGAAACCCTAAGCCGTGTCCGATTCTTGACGTTACAGAAGTCGGCAGTACTGAACCTAAATTAATTGCTCCCGGTGCTGACATTACTAAAGATTTACCCCGTTATAGAATCTGGAAAAATGGCGAGCTTGTTGATGAAGTTACTGACGTTACAAAATATTGGCGTGATGATCTTGTCGGCTTCTTGATCGGGTGTTCGTTCTCGTTTGAAGGTGCTATGCTGCAATCACATGTTCCTGTTCGTCATATTGAGTGCGGGTGTAATGTTCCTATGTATGTTACAAATATTCAGTGCAAACCTGCCGGACGTTTAAGCGGGCCTATGGTCGTATCAATGAGGCCGATACCTGCTGCACTTGTTCCGAAAGCTGTATTATGCACAGGACGTTTTCCAGCTGTACACGGCGCACCCGTTCACATAGGAGACCCCGCCGGAATAGGCATAAAGAATATCGACAAACCCGATTTCGGCGACGCTGTAGAAATTAAACCGGGCGAAATTCCTGTATTCTGGGCATGCGGTGTTACTCCTCAAGCTGTAATAATGGCAGCAAAACCGGATTTCGCAATAACACACGCTCCCGGACACATGTTTATTGCAGATTTAAGAGACAGCGATTATGCAGTATTCTAG
- a CDS encoding polyphenol oxidase family protein, with the protein MLINTNKFIRANFFMRGEEVYSDLPVLNPSQVHGKEILTLDDKNYIFTERPKADGILLKTRKIAASLRFADCAPVLLYHANNADWVMILHSGFKGTALNISSEGVKLLDDVKNIHAWIGPCIGFNNYMRDFNDEWTQKALKVFDANNYRISGDKVYFNLAGEIYSQLKNSGLASENILCSNIDTFTNPECYSYRRGDITQRMTLLVQLLNKN; encoded by the coding sequence ATGCTGATTAACACGAATAAATTTATACGCGCAAATTTTTTCATGCGTGGCGAGGAAGTTTATAGCGATTTACCCGTTTTGAATCCTTCACAGGTTCACGGCAAAGAGATTTTAACGCTTGATGACAAGAATTATATTTTTACAGAACGTCCAAAGGCTGACGGAATATTGTTAAAGACTCGCAAGATAGCTGCGTCTCTGAGATTTGCGGATTGTGCGCCGGTGTTGCTTTATCATGCTAATAATGCAGACTGGGTGATGATTTTGCATTCAGGTTTCAAGGGTACTGCATTAAATATTTCAAGTGAGGGCGTTAAATTGCTTGATGACGTGAAAAATATTCATGCATGGATAGGGCCTTGCATAGGGTTTAATAATTACATGAGAGATTTTAACGATGAATGGACTCAGAAGGCATTAAAAGTTTTTGACGCAAATAATTATAGAATTTCGGGCGATAAAGTATATTTCAATCTTGCAGGGGAGATTTATTCGCAGTTAAAAAATTCAGGACTTGCGAGTGAAAATATTTTATGCTCAAATATAGACACCTTCACAAATCCTGAATGCTATTCATATAGAAGAGGCGATATTACTCAAAGAATGACTCTTTTAGTGCAGCTCCTGAATAAAAACTAG
- a CDS encoding AEC family transporter: MKLDFFVVFSHLFSLFVLIAAGYFSVRLGAIKAEFSGAFSAFLVKITLPCTIFISLAIRKYDPEFIRDGIILVITGVTIFVFTLYFCRFIARFMGVREGSRGVWSFTCAFSNTGFMGFPVSLALLGIEGLALAVMFNISFNLTVYTLGAIEISRDNPDNKSGKLDMKAIIFSSVNLATVLSFIFYFLQIKLPAIVAAPINYLSGITTPLSMFIIGMALARSKISELFTDKSVWTSAIIRLLVVPVIVFFLLKFITLSANPLVRAVVILIIAMPAPSMTTVLSELYGGNIDFAAKAMFIHNLFCMLTIPLICMLI, encoded by the coding sequence ATGAAATTAGATTTTTTTGTGGTATTCTCGCATTTGTTCAGCTTATTTGTATTAATTGCCGCCGGTTATTTTTCTGTACGTCTGGGAGCTATAAAGGCTGAATTTTCCGGGGCGTTCTCTGCTTTTCTCGTGAAAATTACTTTACCGTGCACAATTTTTATTTCGCTTGCAATACGTAAATATGACCCGGAATTTATTAGAGACGGCATTATTCTTGTCATAACTGGAGTAACAATTTTTGTATTCACACTATATTTTTGCAGATTTATAGCGCGTTTTATGGGAGTTCGTGAAGGCTCGCGGGGTGTATGGTCATTTACTTGCGCGTTCTCGAATACGGGTTTTATGGGATTTCCTGTTTCACTTGCATTATTAGGCATAGAAGGTCTTGCACTGGCTGTAATGTTTAATATCTCATTCAATTTGACAGTTTACACGCTCGGAGCAATCGAAATAAGCCGTGATAATCCTGATAATAAGTCCGGCAAACTCGACATGAAAGCAATAATCTTCAGCAGTGTTAATTTAGCTACGGTCTTGAGCTTTATATTTTATTTTCTGCAAATTAAATTACCGGCAATTGTCGCAGCTCCCATAAATTATTTATCAGGAATTACAACGCCGTTATCAATGTTCATAATAGGCATGGCATTAGCTCGTAGCAAAATTTCAGAGTTATTCACAGATAAAAGCGTATGGACTTCTGCAATTATAAGACTCCTTGTTGTGCCTGTTATAGTATTTTTCCTGCTGAAATTTATCACGTTGAGTGCAAATCCGCTTGTTAGAGCTGTAGTGATTCTTATTATTGCAATGCCTGCACCGAGTATGACTACTGTACTTTCTGAATTATACGGCGGAAATATTGATTTTGCTGCAAAAGCTATGTTCATTCATAATTTATTCTGTATGCTGACGATTCCGTTAATATGCATGTTAATATAA